A window of Campylobacter pinnipediorum subsp. pinnipediorum contains these coding sequences:
- the murA gene encoding UDP-N-acetylglucosamine 1-carboxyvinyltransferase produces MYYLQITGQNKLSGEVKISGAKNAALPIIALTLLAKNKVDIKNIPNVADIKTLAQLLTNLGSNCEYKDDNEINIDTTGINSTTATYDIVRKMRASILVLGPLLARFGKCEVSLPGGCAIGQRPIDLHLSALEKMGADIQIKQGYVVASAKNGLQGAKIVFDKVTVTGSENIIMAAALANGKTHLINVAKEPEVVQICEILSKAGVKIEGIGTDELIIYGTNKELLDIDEINVIPDRIEAGTYLCAGAITNSQITITNVNPKHLEAITTKLEQMGFKIQTDEDKITIIPADKINSCEIVTREYPGFPTDMQAQFMALSLVADGVSTIDERLFENRFMHVSELSRMGADIRLNGHMASIYGGKKLNAADVMATDLRASSALVLAALAAEGTSRVHRIYHLDRGYENLHKKLQMLGADIQRLKEE; encoded by the coding sequence ATGTATTATTTGCAAATAACTGGACAAAACAAACTATCTGGCGAAGTTAAGATAAGTGGAGCTAAAAATGCTGCTTTACCTATAATAGCACTAACTTTGCTTGCAAAAAACAAAGTTGATATAAAAAATATTCCAAATGTAGCTGATATAAAAACTCTAGCACAATTATTAACAAATTTAGGCTCAAATTGCGAATATAAAGACGATAATGAAATCAATATAGACACAACAGGGATAAACTCAACCACTGCAACATACGATATAGTAAGAAAAATGAGAGCTTCTATACTTGTATTAGGACCGCTTTTGGCTAGATTTGGTAAATGCGAAGTGAGTCTTCCAGGCGGATGTGCGATAGGTCAAAGACCTATTGACCTTCATCTATCGGCACTAGAAAAAATGGGTGCTGATATACAAATCAAGCAAGGATATGTAGTAGCTAGTGCAAAAAATGGCTTGCAAGGTGCAAAAATAGTTTTTGATAAAGTAACAGTAACTGGTAGTGAAAATATAATAATGGCCGCAGCATTAGCAAATGGAAAAACACATCTGATAAATGTAGCAAAAGAGCCTGAGGTTGTTCAAATATGTGAAATTTTATCAAAAGCTGGTGTCAAAATAGAAGGCATAGGCACGGATGAGCTTATAATATATGGAACAAATAAAGAACTTTTAGATATAGATGAAATAAATGTTATCCCAGATAGAATAGAAGCTGGAACTTACTTATGTGCCGGAGCTATCACAAACTCACAAATAACAATCACAAATGTAAATCCAAAACATTTAGAAGCTATCACAACAAAACTTGAACAAATGGGCTTTAAGATACAAACAGATGAAGATAAAATAACTATAATTCCAGCTGATAAAATAAATAGTTGTGAAATTGTAACAAGAGAGTATCCAGGATTTCCTACAGATATGCAAGCTCAATTTATGGCACTATCATTAGTTGCTGATGGTGTAAGCACGATAGATGAGAGACTTTTTGAAAATCGCTTTATGCATGTAAGCGAGCTTTCAAGAATGGGAGCTGATATAAGATTAAACGGTCATATGGCAAGTATTTATGGTGGCAAAAAATTAAATGCAGCAGATGTTATGGCTACAGACCTTAGAGCAAGTTCGGCTTTGGTTCTTGCAGCTCTTGCAGCAGAAGGAACAAGCAGGGTTCATAGAATTTATCATCTTGATAGAGGCTATGAAAATTTACACAAAAAACTACAAATGCTTGGTGCAGACATACAAAGACTTAAGGAAGAATAA